One genomic segment of Peromyscus leucopus breed LL Stock chromosome 23, UCI_PerLeu_2.1, whole genome shotgun sequence includes these proteins:
- the Noc4l gene encoding nucleolar complex protein 4 homolog, whose protein sequence is MDRHPSSAGSRGELGRLLQAVLTSRGQANAVFDILAVLQSEDPEEIQEGVRTCSRLFGTLLEREELFVGSLPHEDTVLAGSQGATHKYQVWMRHRYHSCCNRLEELLTHPSFQVKELALKTLMKFVQLEGAKPLEKPQWESHYLFPRTLFRAVVGGLLTPEDDHSLLISQFCEYLEYDDIRYHTMQVATSIVARATSQQPEVTLTFWNNAFMLLSAVNLPLKEHDLLTNFYVKHTQTSDKWKVVHLKEHRKAFQEMWLGFLKHKLPLSLYKKVLVAMHDSILPHLAQPTLMIDFLTSACDVGGAISLLALNGLFILIHKHNLEYPDFYQKLYGLLDPSIFHVKYRARFFHLADLFLSSSHLPAYLVAAFAKRLARLALTAPPEALLMVLPFICNLLRRHPACRVMVHRPQGPELDADPYDPVEKDPAKSHALESCLWELQTLQQHYHPEVSRAAGVINHVLSVPEVSIAPLLELTAYEIFEQDLKKKAAGSVPLEFIPAKGLLGQQNDLCAQLFTLS, encoded by the exons ATGGACCGCCACCCGTCTTCGGCGGGCTCCCGAGGGGAGCTTGGCCGTCTACTGCAGGCGGTCCTAACGAGCCGTGGCCAGGCCAACGCGGTGTTTGACATCCTGGCGGTGCTTCAG TCCGAGGACCCTGAGGAGATCCAGGAAGGAGTGCGCACATGCAGCCGACTCTTCGGCACCCTGCTGGAGCGGGAAGAGCTGTTCGTGGGCTCGCTGCCACACGAGGACACGGTCCTGGCAG GATCCCAGGGAGCCACACACAAATACCAAGTGTGGATGAGACACCGCTATCACAGCTGCTGTAACCGCCTGGAGGAGCTCCTGACCCACCCCTCCTTCCAGGTCAAG gagCTGGCCCTCAAGACACTCATGAAGTTTGTGCAGCTGGAAGGAGCGAAGCCCCTGGAGAAGCCCCAGTGGGAAAGTCACTACCTCTTCCCCCGCACACTCTTCAGG GCAGTGGTAGGAGGCCTGCTCACCCCCGAGGATGACCACAGCCTGCTTATCTCCCAGTTCTGTGAGTACTTGGAATATGATGACATCCGGTACCACACAATGCAGGTGGCCACAAGCATCGTGGCCCGAGCCACCAGCCAGCAACCTGAG GTGACACTCACGTTCTGGAACAATGCCTTCATGTTGTTGTCTGCCGTGAACCTGCCGCTCAAAGAGCATGACCTCCTCACCAACTTCTATGTGAAGCATACAC AGACATCGGACAAGTGGAAGGTCGTTCACTTGAAG GAGCACAGAAAAGCTTTCCAGGAGATGTGGCTTGGCTTCCTCAAGCACAAG CTGCCCCTCAGCCTCTACAAGAAGGTGCTGGTGGCTATGCATGACTCCATCCTGCCCCACCTGGCTCAGCCCACCCTCATGATTGACTTCCTCACAAGTGCCTGTGACGTGG GCGGTGCCATCAGCCTCCTGGCCTTGAACGGGCTTTTCATCCTAATCCACAAGCATAACCT GGAATACCCTGATTTCTACCAAAAGCTCTATGGCCTCCTGGATCCATCCATCTTTCATGTCAAGTACAGAGCCCGTTTCTTTCACTTAGCcgacctcttcctttcctcctc TCACCTCCCCGCCTACCTGGTGGCTGCCTTTGCCAAACGCCTGGCCCGGCTGGCCCTCACAGCGCCTCCCGAAGCCCTGCTCATGGTCCTGCCCTTCATCTGCAACCTGTTGCGTAGACACCCTGCCTGCCGAGTTATGGTGCACCGCCCACAGGGCCCTG AGCTAGATGCTGATCCTTACGACCCAGTGGAGAAGGACCCAGCCAAGAGCCATGCCTTGGAGAGCTGCCTGTGGGAGCTGCAG ACCCTCCAGCAGCACTACCACCCTGAGGTGTCCAGAGCTGCCGGCGTCATCAACCATGTGCTGTCTGTCCCCGAGGTCAGCATTGCGCCACTCCTGGAACTTACTGCATATGAG ATCTTTGAGCAGGACCTGAAGAAGAAGGCAGCTGGGTCAGTGCCCCTGGAGTTCATCCCCGCTAAAGGCCTGCTGGGCCAACAGAACGACCTCTGCGCCCAGCTCTTCACTCTCAGCTGA